A window of the Aquarana catesbeiana isolate 2022-GZ linkage group LG05, ASM4218655v1, whole genome shotgun sequence genome harbors these coding sequences:
- the LOC141146172 gene encoding uncharacterized protein — METKYERSGKSPRQMVSHSISPKLEVRGSGNVKVPVCNNYRANLGKNSCVASLPPAITKDRKYPSLESVNSSPLKTSVRSELVSNEKVSRKFEPLKPSSLVETQNSNIHLQRRPIKLAPLNLPEEVKEAQLKKMKDEVYLAKKSSKKTDKTMKAMNDRPMKRDPLNKVGMAEKTLEEVKVENNLSEEGKGPQDHKPNTVMLSGNTGERMSSSSTIKFKSGHVHSSVPKIVTVDSTDISVKGRFNHPKSCSTIHNILKPVSQ; from the coding sequence ATCTCACCTAAACTAGAAGTACGTGGGTCTGGGAATGTGAAAGTGCCAGTCTGTAACAACTACAGGGCTAATCTGGGTAAAAACTCCTGCGTAGCATCATTACCTCCCGCAATAACTAAAGACCGCAAATATCCAAGTCTCGAATCTGTAAACTCTAGCCCATTAAAGACTTCCGTTAGGAGTGAACTGGTGTCAAACGAGAAGGTCAGCAGAAAGTTTGAGCCTTTGAAACCATCTTCCTTAGTGGAAACCCAGAACTCGAACATACATCTCCAGAGACGGCCAATTAAGCTGGCTCCGCTCAACCTCCCAGAAGAAGTCAAGGAGGCGCAACTCAAAAAGATGAAAGATGAGGTCTACCTGGCTAAAAAAAGTTCTAAGAAAACTGACAAGACGATGAAGGCCATGAATGATCGACCCATGAAGAGAGATCCTTTAAACAAAGTTGGCATGGCCGAGAAGACTCTGGAGGAAGTTAAGGTAGAAAATAATTTATCGGAAGAAGGCAAAGGCCCACAAGATCACAAACCGAACACTGTTATGTTATCTGGAAATACTGGTGAAAGAATGTCAAGTTCTTCAACAATTAAATTCAAAAGTGGACATGTCCATAGTTCAGTTCCGAAAATAGTCACTGTGGATTCTACTGATATTTCTGTCAAAGGGCGTTTTAACCACCCAAAAAGTTGCAGTACAATTCACAACATACTGAAACCAGTAAGTCAATAG